The Pseudarthrobacter defluvii DNA window TCGGCAATGCCGTCGCCGTCTACGGCTGGGACACCATCGGCTCGCTGGGCAAGTTCACCGTAGCCATCTACGCAGGCCTGGTCCTGGTGCTCTTCGTGGTCTACCCCATCCTGGTCCGCAGCCACGGCCTCTCCATCAAGCAGTACTTCTCGGGCGTATGGCCCGCCGTCCAGCTGGCCTTCGTCTCCCGCTCCTCCGTGGGAACGCTGCCGCTGACCCAGCGGGTCACTGAGCGCAGCCTGGGTGTCCCGCGCGCCTACGCCTCCTTCGCCGTGCCGCTGGGCGCCACCACCAAGATGGACGGTTGCGCCGCCATCTACCCCGCCATCTCGGCGATCTTCGTGGCCCAGTTCTTCGGCATCCACCTGGACTTCAGCCAGTACCTGCTGATCGCCCTGGTCTCGGTCCTGGGATCCGCAGCCACGGCCGGCACCACCGGCGCCGTGGTGATGCTCACCCTGACGCTCTCCACGCTGGGACTGCCGCTGGCCGGCGTCGGGCTCCTGCTGGCCATCGACCCGATCCTGGACATGGGCCGCACCGCCGTGAACGTCGCAGGCCAGGCCCTGGTCCCCACCATCGTGGCGAAGCGCCAGGGCATCCTGGACGAGTCCCTGTACAACGCACCCCGCAACGGCACACCCTTTGTTGAGGAAGAAACAGGCAGCGATGTCGTGACCGACGCTACCGACGGCACCACCGCCGACACCGCGCCCCGCGAACTGCAGGATGCAAAGGCGTAACGCCGCCAGCACATAAAAGACGTCCCCGGGAGATCCTCCCGGGGACGTCTTTTTGCGTACTGGCCGGGTAACGCTCCGGCCATCCGCTGGGGTCAGCGCCCGCCGCCTCCGATCACGCCGTTCTGGACGGCCTTGGTAACGGCGTCGGCTTCCGCCTGCGTCAGCTTTCCGTCAGTGACGGCCTGGTCCAGGCGGCCCTTGAGCGCCGCAGCGTGCTCGGCCTGTTCCTCACTGCGGATCTCCTGGAGTGCCGCCGTCACCTTCGCCTCGTCAATGCCCAGCGACCCGGCCAGGGACTTGGCCAGCGCCGCCTCCCGGGTTGCCGGGTCCGGCTTCTGGCCATCGGCGGGCGGAGTGGTGGGCTTGTTGGCCTCACGGAAGGCCTTCAGCGCGTCGGTCACCTTGGCCTCGTCAACACCGAGCTTCGCTGCCAGTTCGGAGGCCTGCTCCATGCCGTGTCCGCCGCGGCCACCACGCCTTCCCATGCCGTCGTGGCCGCCGCCGGTGCTGCCGTCGGCCGAAGCGCTGGAACTTGCACTCGGCGTGGGAGCGGGCGTCGTGGTGGTCGCAGAGGCCATGCCGGCGACACCGATTCCAGCCGCGAGCGCCAGCCCTGCCGCTGACAGGCCCAGGGTCATCTTCTTCGTGCGTGTCATATCTTGTCTCCTGATTGAGCCGTCGCCTGACGGCTGCTGGTGATGTGCCTCGTGGCGAGACATACCAAGCATCGGCGCCCACCTTCAGGAGAGGCTGTTGGGAACCTTTCGTTCTCCTGTGAATCAAACTTGCATGCAGTGCAAACTTGCACATAGTGTAAGCACGTGACAATCCCCCTTTCCTCGCCGGACGTGGAGCCTGCCGCCCGGTCGCGGCGTGAGCTGAACAAGGCTGCCACCCGCCAGGCCATCACGGACGCCGCGCTGGGGCTCCTGCGCTCCAAGGGCCCGGGGAACTTCACCGTGGAGGACATCGCCGACGCCGCGGGCATTTCGCGCCGCACCTTCTTCAACTACTTCGGCAGCACCGACGCCGCCCTGGCGTCCATCGTCCACGGCTTCCTGGACAACGCCATCCAGCAGCTGCGCCTCCGCCCGGCGGAGGAGCCCATGCTGGAGTCAGCCCAGGCCGCACTGGTGGCCCTGGCTGACCCCAAGGCCGTGGCCCCGCTGGCGGAACTGTTCACGCTGACCCAGCAGAGCCCGCTGATGTCCCACACGGAACTAGAGGCGTGGGACCACTGCCGGGCGCAGGTGTTTATGGTTGCCCGCGAGCGCCTGGCCGGTACCCCCGGAGAGCAGGACGAGCTGTATGTCCATGCCCTGGCCGGCTCCATCATCTCCTGTGGCAAGGCCGCCATGGAGGTCTGGTTCAGCCGGCGCGGTCCGGACCTGTCACCCGCCTCTCTGGCGGAACTCCGCCAATTGCTTATTGATGCCATGGCCCTGCTGGGCGCCGGCTTCACCACCACTGCTTTCCCATCCGCCACCCGTTCCTCCTGATCAGATCGGTCCTCCCGCATGGCACTCCTCCTCTACCGCCTCGGCAAGTTCTCCTACCGCCGGCGCTGGCTTGTCATCTCCCTCTGGCTTGCCGTGCTGGTCGCCGTTGGCGGTTCTGCCGCAGCGTTCCACGGCACCCTGTCCAACAACTTCCAGATCCCCGGGACGGAAACCCAGCGGATCGCGGACAAGCTCAAGCAGGAGCTGCCCTCAGCGTCCGGCGGCAGCGCCACGATTGTCTTCGAAGCCCCCGACGGCGGCTTCACGGCTGAGGGCCGGGCGGCCGTGACGGACGCGCTGAAGAAGCTCCAGGCCCTCCCCGAGGTCCGCGGCACGGTGGATCCGTTCGCCACGCAGGCCCAGGTGGACCAGGCCGGCAAGGCCATCACCGACGGCGAACAGCAGCTCGCGGCCGGCCAGGCACAGCTTGACGCTTCCCGGACGCAGCTGGAAGCCGGCAAGGCACAGCTGGCGGCCGCGGAGCAGCAGCTCACCGCGGCGGGTGCACCGGCAGCGCTGATCGAGGCCCAGCTGGGCCAGCAGAAAGCCGCGCTGGCACAGGGCCAGGCCAAGCTCGACGCCGGCACCCGGGAACTGGAGGCCAGCAAGGCCAAGCTGGACCTCGGCAAGCGCCAGGCCCAGGCGGCGTCGGCCATCCGCTTCGTTTCCGAAGACAACAAGGCCGCCGTAGCGCAGGTGCAGTTCAAGACCTCCATCAACGGGCTGGCCCCGGCGGTGCGCAAGCAGGTGCAGGAGATCGCCCACGGGACTTCCTCTGCAGGCGTCACGGCACTTGCCAGCAAGGAAATCACCGAGGACATCTCGGCTCTCTTCGGCACCGCGGAAATCGTGGGCATCGCCGTGGCGGCGCTGGTCCTCATCCTCATGCTGGGCACGGTGATCGCCGCCGGACTGCCGCTGCTGATGGCCATCATGGGCGTCGGCGTGGGCGTGGGCATCACCTTCGCGCTGTCCGGCCTCTTCGACATGAGTTCCATCTCTCCCATGCTGGCCCTCATGCTGGGTCTCGCCGTGGGCATCGACTATTCCCTGTTCATCGTCAACCGGCACCGGACCCAGCTCCTGGCAGGCATGGACCCTGAAGAGTCGGTAGCCCGCGCCAACGGCACCTCCGGCAACGCCGTGGTCTTCGCCGGCCTCACCGTGATCATCGCCCTCGCCGCCCTGGTGGTCCCCGGACTGCCGTTCCTCACCGTCATGGGCCTCGCGGCGGCGGGAACCGTGGCGGTAGCCGTACTCGTCGCCATCACCCTGACCCCCGCCATGCTGTCCCTCATCGGACGGCGCATCATCTCCAAGCGGGCCTGGGCCAAGTCGGAGGCGCACAACGCCGAGCCCGGCCACGAGGCAGCGGACCTTGCCACCGACCGCGAACGCAGCACCCACGGGTGGGGCGGCCTGGTCACCAAGCACCCCTGGGTGGCCCTGGTTGCCGGCGTCCTCCTGCTCGGCACCCTGGCCCTGCCCGCCACCCAGCTGCAGCTCGCCCTGCCGGACGGCGGCTCGGAACCTGTCGGGTCCGAGGCCTACCAGGCCTACGACCTCACCGCCCGCAGCTTCGGCGAAGGGGTGACCGGACCAATCGTGGCCGTGGGCGAGTTCCCCGCAAACCTGGACGCAGCCCAGGCACAGAGGCTGCAGTACGACATCGCTGACAAGCTCCGCGCCGTGGACAACGTAGTGGCAGCCGTACCGATGGCGCTCAGCGAGGACCGCCGCACCGCCGTCTTCCAGGTCATCCCCAAGGAGGGCCCCGCCAGCGCCAGCACCGTCAAGGTGGTATCCGAACTGCGCGGCCTCAACGGCGAAATCAAGGCCGACTACGACGTCGCCATGGGCCTGACCGGGCAGACCGCCGGCAACGTGGACGTCTCCACCAAGCTCGGTGACGCCCTGCCGCCCTACCTGGCGATCGTCGTCGGGCTTTCCCTGATCCTGCTGCTGCTGGTGTTCCGCTCCATCGTGGTTCCCCTGCTGGCCACGGGCGGCTTCCTGCTGTCCCTGTCCGCAGCCTTCGGCGCCGTGGTGGCCGTGTACCAGTGGGGCTGGCTGGGGAACGTCTTCGACGTTGCCAACCCGGGCGCGGTGCTGAGCTTCCTGCCCATCATCCTGATCGGCGTGCTGTTCGGCCTGGCCATGGACTACCAGGTGTTCATCGCCTCCGGCATGCGTGAGGCCTACATGCACGGATCATCCGCCAAGGAAGCGGTCCGGGTGGGCTTCCGGCACGCAGCCGCGGTGGTCACCGCCGCCGCGATCATCATGGTCAGCGTGTTCTCCGGCTTCATCTTCAGCCACCTCACCATGGTCCGGCCGCTGGGCTTCGCGATGGCCTTCGGCGTCCTGTTCGACGCCTTCGTGGTCCGGATGACCATCGTCCCGGCCGTGATGTACCTGCTGGGCGACAAGTCCTGGTGGCTGCCCCGTTGGCTGGACCGGATCCTGCCGGACGTGGATGTGGAAGGCGCCAAGCTCAACCGCGGCCAGGCCGCACCGGTGTCCGGCGAGCTGGTCCACTAGGCTGAATCCCGTGCTCCATCTGATCCTCGCCTCCCAGTCCCCCGCCCGCACCAAGCTCCTGGCCGAGGCCGGCATCCGGCACACCGTGCTGGTGTCAGACGTCGACGAGGCCGCCGTCCAGGAACGGTACGGCGTCACGGACCCGCACGATACCGCTCTGCTGCTGGCCCGTGCCAAGGCTGAGGCTGTGGCGTCGCTGCCGGAGGCGGAGGGTGCGCTGGTGCTGGGCTGCGACTCGGTCTTCGAGTTCGACGGCGAAGCGCACGGCAAGCCCTACACCGCCGACGTCGCGCGCGAACGGATGCTCCGCATGAGCGGCAGCGCGGGGGTGCTGCACACGGGGCACTGGCTGGTGGACTGCAGGGACACGGACGACGACGGCGGCGGCGGCCGCGGCTCGGGCGCCACGCTCGGGGCGGTCGCCTCCGCCGAGGTTTCCTTCCTTGAGATGGAGCCGGCCGAAATCGACGCCTACATCGCCACCGGGGAACCCCTGCACTGCGCGGGCTCCTTCACCATCGACGGCCTGGGCGGCGCCTTCATCCGGAAGGTCGACGGCGACCCGCACGCCGTCGTCGGCCTTTCCGTCTCCACCCTGCGCGGGCTGCTCGCTGCCGCCAATGTCCGCATCACGGATCTCTGGCCGCCACGCTAGGGGTGCCGTTTTTCGACGCCCTTGTAGCTTCCCTACAAAGGAAGGCTGCTTTACACGCGGATTCCGCAAGTAATATCGGCGGAACCTCCAAAACCGCGCTAGGCTCCCTGAAGGAAAGAAGGAGACGCCTTGTCAGCAAATTTGGAGCAGTCCGCAGGAACCACGCAGCCGAGCCTCACAAAGGTGCTGATCGCCAACCGCGGCGAAATCGCCGTGCGGATCATCCGGGCCGCCCGCGACGAAGGCATCGCCTCCGTGGCCGTCTACGCAGACCCGGACCGCGACGCGCTGCACGCCCGGCTCGCTGACGAGGCCTACGCCCTGGGCGGCACCACCGCCGCCGAGTCCTACCTGGTGATGGACAAGATCATCGACGCCGCCCGCCAGTCCGGCGCCGATGCCATCCATCCCGGCTACGGCTTCCTGGCCGAAAATGCCCAGTTCGCCGCCCGCGTGATCGAAGCTGGCATCACCTGGATCGGCCCTTCCCCGGAGGCCATCTCCGCGCTGGGCGACAAGGTCCAAGCCCGGCACATCGCCGAAAAAGTAGGCGCCCCGCTGGTTCCCGGCACGGCCGACCCCGTCGGGTCCGCAGACGAAATCCTGGACTTTGTGGACCAGCACGGCCTCCCCGTAGCCATCAAGGCTGCCTTCGGCGGCGGCGGTCGCGGCATCAAGGTGGCGCGCACCCGGGAGGAAATCCCGGAACTCTACGAATCAGCCGTCCGCGAGGCCACGGCCGCCTTCGGCCGCGGTGAATGCTTCATCGAGCGCTTCCTGGACGCTCCGCGCCACGTGGAAACCCAGTGCCTGGCTGACGCCCACGGCAACGTCGTGGTGGTTTCCACCCGGGACTGCTCCCTCCAGCGGCGCAACCAGAAACTCGTGGAGGAGGCACCGGCCCCGTTCCTCACCGAGGACCAGAACCGCCGCCTGTACGAATCCTCCAAGGCCATCCTGAAGGAGGCCGGCTACCTGGGCGCGGGAACCTGTGAATTCCTGGTGGGCCAGGACGGGACCATTTCCTTCCTTGAGGTCAACACCCGCCTCCAGGTGGAGCATTGCGTCTCCGAGGAAGTCACCGGCATCGACCTGGTCCGGGAACAGTTCCGGCTGGCCCGCGGCGAGGAACTGGGCTACGGCGATCCCGAGGTGCGCGGCCACTCGATCGAATTCCGCATCACCGGCGAGGACCCGGGCCGGAACTTCCTGCCCGCCCCCGGCACGCTCAGCGTTCTGAAGAATCCCACCGGTCCCGGTGTCCGCGTGGACTCCGGTGTGGAGCAGGGCGACGTGATCAGCGGGAACTTCGATTCCATGCTGTCCAAGCTCATCATCACCGGTGCCAGCCGGCCGCAGGCCCTGCAGCGCGCCCGCCGGGCCCTGGAGGAGATGGTGGTGGAAGGCATCCCCACCGTCATCCCGTTCGACCTCGCCGTGGTCTCGGACCCCGCGTTCGCACCTGCCGAGGGCCCGTTCAAGGTCCACACCCGCTGGATCGAAACGGAATTCGCCAACAACCTGCCGGCCTGGACACCGGATGGCACAGCTGACGG harbors:
- a CDS encoding dicarboxylate/amino acid:cation symporter, whose amino-acid sequence is MSTQTSTPSPARKTGFQLPKWAGSFGFQIIAALIVGLGLGLLAKYTGSTKANPNALGATLQTIGSSYVSLLQTAVVPLIFTAVVSSISNLRQVSNAARLAWNTLLWFAITSLIAVLIGMGLGVLLQPGANTGITGDAKYTGKSGDWWAFLVGLFPKNFLGLGASSTVGDSGAVTTSVSFNVLQILVIAIAVGVAALKVGKAAEPFLTLNASALAVIQKVLWWIIRIAPLGTIGLIGNAVAVYGWDTIGSLGKFTVAIYAGLVLVLFVVYPILVRSHGLSIKQYFSGVWPAVQLAFVSRSSVGTLPLTQRVTERSLGVPRAYASFAVPLGATTKMDGCAAIYPAISAIFVAQFFGIHLDFSQYLLIALVSVLGSAATAGTTGAVVMLTLTLSTLGLPLAGVGLLLAIDPILDMGRTAVNVAGQALVPTIVAKRQGILDESLYNAPRNGTPFVEEETGSDVVTDATDGTTADTAPRELQDAKA
- a CDS encoding TetR/AcrR family transcriptional regulator, whose amino-acid sequence is MTIPLSSPDVEPAARSRRELNKAATRQAITDAALGLLRSKGPGNFTVEDIADAAGISRRTFFNYFGSTDAALASIVHGFLDNAIQQLRLRPAEEPMLESAQAALVALADPKAVAPLAELFTLTQQSPLMSHTELEAWDHCRAQVFMVARERLAGTPGEQDELYVHALAGSIISCGKAAMEVWFSRRGPDLSPASLAELRQLLIDAMALLGAGFTTTAFPSATRSS
- a CDS encoding MMPL family transporter produces the protein MALLLYRLGKFSYRRRWLVISLWLAVLVAVGGSAAAFHGTLSNNFQIPGTETQRIADKLKQELPSASGGSATIVFEAPDGGFTAEGRAAVTDALKKLQALPEVRGTVDPFATQAQVDQAGKAITDGEQQLAAGQAQLDASRTQLEAGKAQLAAAEQQLTAAGAPAALIEAQLGQQKAALAQGQAKLDAGTRELEASKAKLDLGKRQAQAASAIRFVSEDNKAAVAQVQFKTSINGLAPAVRKQVQEIAHGTSSAGVTALASKEITEDISALFGTAEIVGIAVAALVLILMLGTVIAAGLPLLMAIMGVGVGVGITFALSGLFDMSSISPMLALMLGLAVGIDYSLFIVNRHRTQLLAGMDPEESVARANGTSGNAVVFAGLTVIIALAALVVPGLPFLTVMGLAAAGTVAVAVLVAITLTPAMLSLIGRRIISKRAWAKSEAHNAEPGHEAADLATDRERSTHGWGGLVTKHPWVALVAGVLLLGTLALPATQLQLALPDGGSEPVGSEAYQAYDLTARSFGEGVTGPIVAVGEFPANLDAAQAQRLQYDIADKLRAVDNVVAAVPMALSEDRRTAVFQVIPKEGPASASTVKVVSELRGLNGEIKADYDVAMGLTGQTAGNVDVSTKLGDALPPYLAIVVGLSLILLLLVFRSIVVPLLATGGFLLSLSAAFGAVVAVYQWGWLGNVFDVANPGAVLSFLPIILIGVLFGLAMDYQVFIASGMREAYMHGSSAKEAVRVGFRHAAAVVTAAAIIMVSVFSGFIFSHLTMVRPLGFAMAFGVLFDAFVVRMTIVPAVMYLLGDKSWWLPRWLDRILPDVDVEGAKLNRGQAAPVSGELVH
- a CDS encoding Maf family protein, whose amino-acid sequence is MLHLILASQSPARTKLLAEAGIRHTVLVSDVDEAAVQERYGVTDPHDTALLLARAKAEAVASLPEAEGALVLGCDSVFEFDGEAHGKPYTADVARERMLRMSGSAGVLHTGHWLVDCRDTDDDGGGGRGSGATLGAVASAEVSFLEMEPAEIDAYIATGEPLHCAGSFTIDGLGGAFIRKVDGDPHAVVGLSVSTLRGLLAAANVRITDLWPPR
- a CDS encoding acetyl/propionyl/methylcrotonyl-CoA carboxylase subunit alpha, with translation MSANLEQSAGTTQPSLTKVLIANRGEIAVRIIRAARDEGIASVAVYADPDRDALHARLADEAYALGGTTAAESYLVMDKIIDAARQSGADAIHPGYGFLAENAQFAARVIEAGITWIGPSPEAISALGDKVQARHIAEKVGAPLVPGTADPVGSADEILDFVDQHGLPVAIKAAFGGGGRGIKVARTREEIPELYESAVREATAAFGRGECFIERFLDAPRHVETQCLADAHGNVVVVSTRDCSLQRRNQKLVEEAPAPFLTEDQNRRLYESSKAILKEAGYLGAGTCEFLVGQDGTISFLEVNTRLQVEHCVSEEVTGIDLVREQFRLARGEELGYGDPEVRGHSIEFRITGEDPGRNFLPAPGTLSVLKNPTGPGVRVDSGVEQGDVISGNFDSMLSKLIITGASRPQALQRARRALEEMVVEGIPTVIPFDLAVVSDPAFAPAEGPFKVHTRWIETEFANNLPAWTPDGTADGESSAEDRQRVVVEVGGKRLEVVLPASLGTPGTAVAAAGKPGKSKKRSRSAGTAAATGNALTSPMQGTIVKVAVTHGDVVSEGDLVVVLEAMKMEQPLTAHRSGTITGLTATAGETVYAGAIIATIED